A single Candidatus Krumholzibacteriia bacterium DNA region contains:
- a CDS encoding pilus assembly protein PilP, producing MSSTRATTSLVAALVCAALATSVARSQAPADSTAAAAPAVTSPAPVTAPAGKVTLRENLYYYDAFNRRDPFRSLVDGAFNRSDKMDLVNLSAVHLVGVVRGEVDRFALLEDASGYSYILRVGDRVHNGTVVSIGEEELVARVTNFGQTTTVRLHLVGR from the coding sequence ATGAGCAGCACGCGCGCAACGACTAGTCTCGTGGCCGCGCTGGTGTGCGCGGCGCTTGCGACCTCGGTTGCCCGCTCCCAGGCGCCGGCGGACTCGACGGCGGCGGCGGCCCCGGCGGTCACCAGCCCGGCCCCGGTGACGGCACCGGCGGGCAAGGTCACGCTGCGCGAGAACCTGTATTACTACGATGCGTTCAATCGCCGCGATCCATTCCGTTCTCTCGTGGACGGCGCATTCAACCGAAGCGACAAGATGGATCTGGTGAATTTGAGCGCGGTGCATCTGGTGGGTGTCGTACGCGGCGAAGTGGACCGATTTGCCCTCCTCGAGGACGCAAGCGGTTACAGCTACATTCTCCGCGTCGGCGATCGCGTACACAACGGAACTGTGGTCTCAATCGGCGAAGAAGAACTGGTGGCTCGCGTCACCAACTTTGGTCAGACGACGACAGTCAGACTTCACCTCGTTGGACGGTAA